taaaccaatcttatctcattgaagttgcagtggagcagattgaagccactaatcttatctccctaaagttgcagtggagcagattaaaaccaatcttatctccttaaagttgcagcggagcagattgaagctactaatcctatctccctgaagttgcaattgagcggattaaaacgatgaatcctatgcctctgaagttgcagtaggtcgaATTAATTCTACCATAACAAGTCtaatctccctgaagttgcagtggagcagactgaagataaccaaccttatctccctgaagttgcagtggagcaggttaaagataccaatcttatctccctgatgttgcagtggagaagattgaagctattaatcctatctccttgaagttgcagtggagcagattaaaaccacGAATCTCCTCCCCCTGAAGTCGCAGTGGAGGAGGTTGAAAAAACAGGTCGTATCTCtttctaaagttgcagtggagtagataaAGATAGCAGACCTTATCTCCCTGGAGTTGCAGGGGAACAGgttgaaaatatcaatattatctccctgaagttacaatggagcagattgaagccactaATCTTATCCCTCTGAacttgcagcggagcagattaaagccgcaAACATTATCTCTATGAAGTCGCAGTAGAGTAGGTTGAAGTAACAAACCTtatccccctaaagttgcagtgaggcaggtTGAagatataagtcttatctccctaaagttgtagtggagcagactgtagatagcagatcttatcatatcaaaccttatctccctggagTTGCAATGGAGCAAGTTGAAGCAACAAGTCTTTGTCTCCTTGacgttgtagtggagcagactaaaatcATGAATCTCGTCCccttgaagttgcagcagagtggattgaagctacagGTTGTATCTGTTTCTGAAgttgcggtggagtggatcgaagcaacaagacacagtggactggaaTAAAGCTACTTAAAGAAGAAAAGCACCAGAACAAGTCAAGAATCGGCGAGACCGGgcaaattggtccttcaaaagtctttgctctattctcgttacatgacaatgagcaaagaggggtagcTGTACGGGCCCAATATTTGCCCGGGACCCAAAAAACCCAATACATCACAACCCAAACAGCAAACCTAAACAATTACTAACCCAAGCCCAGCCCAATAACCTACCAGCCCAAACAAACCCAATCTAAAACAACTACAGTAGCCCAAATCTGAGGCCCAATATCCTAGCCCAACAAACCaaagtcaaactagggtttcagaaaagctGAAACCCTAGCGTCGCATCTGCTTACCTTTGGTCTCCTGGTCGCCGCCTTTTGCCACCACCGCCACGGTCACATCGCCTCCCTCACTTGCGTCGTCACCTGCAAGACACGCAAACAACAGAAACACGCAAGGAAAATAATAGAGATAACATGTAAcattggctataaaagccgaattTCATCACTGTATTGAGGGCTCCCCCCTTTACgaacattagaaaataaaaagcaacATTTTAGAGGTGATCCTCTACTGTTCTTTCAATATttgcttgatttttttatttggtcttttatttgtttcttttttatttaaataataaaataaaaaaatggaaaaggagGACTCACTGGAGAACCCTTGTAAACACATCGTTGGAAGGGGTCTACGCCGCCATTGGGGCCGCATCCAAAAGGAGGTCGGGGATCTCCTCTTGCATTTCGGCGTTGAGAGGGCTCAACCCATGAGGGCGTTGCGAAACAAGGGCTAAAAAGCCCATTTTTCCCCTCGTCGGCCATCGGACACAGCGGCGGTGCGTCAGATTCGATGAAGGAACCCACTCCGGCCAAGTGGGGTTGAGAGAAATATggggtttttgaatttttttctaaaacactgaaaaatgaaattttaagaaggaaattgttttaaataaaagttattaaacggtgccgttttgcaAGAGGGTTCAGGTGCCAAAACGATGTTGTTTTGGCCCTGACCTGCGACCCGACCCGTCCACCtttaggatccgcgtgtttctgCGGTGAATGGGATATTTATGCGCTAGGTCCTTCCGCTTTCGCACTGTTGTGCAATGTggtcccttttattttcttaaattcgGCCGAATAATTTTTCAGGCGTTTCATTTCAGCCCTGCGCGAAATGATGCGCATAAGGCTGGGGATATTTCCTTTTGGGTCCTCCTCCTGTTGCGCGCGTCATGATTTAGTCATTTCTgtgtctttttcattttatgattttgaccctaaaattttgtcttgtTTCGATGTAATCTTCTGTCGCAATTTTAGctatcttattttaaattaattaccttaataatcattattatcattaaatttaattccatgttttattatatatgcatatatttttataacttaaatatatacatatgcacctatacttttcacattttataattcTGAAAtacatattgtaacacccctaacccgtatccatcaccagaatagggttatagagcattaccggagtttacaaattaatttacagacgtttcatttcatcaagcactcaaatttataaccaatcaaaatcaaaacattaatgagctaacgttggccaatttaacttatacatgccattattaccagaatcaaatcatccaaaattactgatagaatcaatggatagtgtgatatatctccaacaagcccCCAACCCAATCAAGTTttcgataatcatttcaatgcatctaataattatacatattaccaataataattcaattccaataataaaacacatatttatataatattcatcaccaaataatattcactttaattaaaattatacgaaTATAGTTCATAGGAACTTACCAAGCTAATTatgtaaataccaaaatttagggacattttggtaatttactattttcctcaaattttcacccaatcttgatataaatatatatatatttattcaatttattaatctaaataataaaacaattcatttcatgtaacTTGGtcactttttacatttttataaatttacccttaaagtttcacatttgttcaatttagccctaaacttaaaacatgtaaattagctattttaaaataatctcatattagctgaatattcacatatattttcctcctcctcctctccatttcaCATCCTTggtatatacataataccactatttacttgtttacaCATAACAAgctgttcacttgagtcatggtcactaaattaattatatcttaagctaaaaACTCCGAATTGAGATAcgttaattttatctgaaactagactcatatatcttattaccataaaatttttagaattttttgttcagtcaataagtacagtttattctttaaagtcatctcTGTTCTGCTGTCTTACAGTTTGGACccttattcactaaaaattaattatctcctcgtacgggattcggatgatgttaccatttgtttatattgaaaatatactcattaattatttaaaaatataaatttaagcccctaattatttttctccaattttttatgattttacaaagtcagaaaaggggaacccgaaatcattctgaccttgtctcacaaaatttataatatctcatgatttaaaattccattacttacactgtttcttctatgaaaaactagactcaataatatttaattccatattttttcatcctctaattcgatttccacaatttatggtgatttttcaaagttaacctgctgttgttgttcaaaactgttttagtgcaagatgttgattactaagtttataactcccttattccctttctctataatatttcccatcactttcacttattttccttcactaatatatcaagaacataagaccttatataagaaaactctactataacatcatttccatgctttttcaataatatcaaacttaaaaatgttttgaaatcttgatgttcttaccttgttctattagtttcaaactttaacttgattttctctctcctccagcttatatttcttgaatctaacttgatatttagctccccatagtctccttgttatctttctctcttgatggatatggaaattcttttgatttctaaatgaaaatggtgagtatttggtgaaaggaccaaattataaagaaagcaaaactttctttctttctcttttcttctcacgttggtgcatgggaaaaatggtgggatggtggctttttttctttctttccacacatatatactaaataaaataataaaatatcattaaaaaaaaccaaatcaaatattataaactaatatttatttatttatctaaaatatctccaacatcatcattactttctagatttctctctcctTCTACTTGACCATTTTTCTcttcatgatcttttaaaatttcatccttgagtcatcactcaatttggtaaaattacgatttagtccctcataattcttcacttattcaatttggtcctaattcatccatttttttagtttctagatcattccacccttaaaatatttgcacaaTTAATCCTTcgactttttttatatttacactttaacccctcaaattttaaatatttactcctgggcaacaaaacttttctcacttttgcgaatTAGTCCTTTCTtgcattaatatgtcataatttacttcccaatgttgacataaatccaaaattttctttttgtcactttatttccttattttactatatcaagtaTACCTACTTTCTtctgtagtaatttttgggatattacacatatacatacatttttatgatatatatatgcacatatatttcttaattttataaatatatatgtatatacatactttatatATCTTATacatcttataatttttatatgcatatatatacgtatatccatacacatttctttttatacatatatatatatgtgtgtacatacttatgtatattttctatatttcataattttaaaatatgtatatatattcttcttatttttattattttacgtatatacacatacatatgtatattttatattttatttatttcctttatgGTTTCGTTGTTTCACGCGGTgtttactttttcatttcatgCCCATTTTATTCGAATAGTTTATCTGTTTATTATCTTGCATGATTAATTCgtcttttatttatctttcatttgttgttgcttgtattatttatgcttacatcatcataaacatttttgttttattacgCATATTGACACCgtgtttcatttctactatttcatgttagattaattttatttaaggcataaattatgatttttgaataagcaaaatctcgtATTTAGATTCGAGGAGGTCGTACTCTAACTTACGGGgcttcgattttcacaataaatctaaatacacgaatcttttcaaactcaagttttaaatgatctcgggaattaagaagaaatcgtgtcctaacttactgggcatgatccccttttttttctcaagttttaaatgatctcgggaattaagaaaagatcgtgtcctaacttactgggcaggatcccttttttaaatccgagatagctaaatatcttttaaataagtagatttttggcattcattcgcgcatcgggaattcaagacattgtgccctaacttactggatataattctctttctcgattaacgtgaaatgtcattttcccaaaaattttcaatatttcaataaaaggatcgtattttaaatcttcgacactaagacattaaataatcaactaggtaccaattttgggagttacgagggtgctaatccttcctcgtacataaCCGACTCCAGAAcccgtttttttgaatttcgtggaccaaaatcgttgttttaataaaattaaattgtttgttaaaaacaatcacttttcaaggtggcccgatcacaccttatcaaaaaggattggtggcgactcccatattcgttttttcattttcaaaattcaagtcgacctcgttttcaaaaaaaatggtgtcaacaaagtgatcaaaatataaatttactaataatttagtgatattGGGTGTGCAAATATATGACAATTGTTGGAATGAAAGGGTATTTAAAAGAGAAAGTTTTATCTCCCATCACATAAAttaatcttttgaattttatttacaaGCCATAAGAATTAATAGAAAGAAATGGTTTGTATGCACGAGAATGGAGCTCAAGATCTTATTATAGCGCAAATTAATATATTTGCTTAAACTTATTTCTGGTTTTTGTTATATTGGTCCTCATTTTTACATCAATTacatataaaacaaacataaattttaaaattattaattaaattgctgattgagtcttagctcgattggcatggATATTATTGTCGATGCAGGAGGACTTGGGTTCAAGTGCATTGAAatgtattatcctcctatttatgagttgaagAGGGGTTATGAATAGTTCTaaatattgtgtcaaaaagaacagatatagTCTATTCTAATTTTCCAGTCATAATACATAGGATTATGCAATGAATACATTTTTTTTAGTGACCATAAAAATACAACTAAGTTTCAAGGCTCAATGCCATGAAttatttcactttctttttaacaaaaaaaaaaaaaaagaagaagaagaagaagataaaatccttttaaaatcatgttCACAATCTAAACTCTACAAATTTAAGGATCGATCCTTCGTCTTGGAGATGAACTCAGTAAATCCATTCATCAGGAAGAAAGATGTTGGTCCCTGAAGGATCTCCATTACCATTTTTcccatttttattattcaacaaCTTTAACTCTCCCCCTCTTCCTGTAGTATTACTATTATTCTTGACAGCTGCATGGAAAAAATGAAACATTAATGAATAGTTTTGAATAGAGATAGCAAAAAGATCCAAATCCGATATATTTTGACTCGATTTGATTCAATAGGATtgaattccttttattttaaaatcgagtgtTAGGGTGggtttattttttcaattaatcaaatcaagtcgggttgaaaaagaaaactcgTGTTGCGTCcagataattattaaaatatcctttatacatatatatttagtttaaaatatatggtaatgaaatttatattagtatttGGTGTAGCAtaattatacttaaaaaataaataagagtatcaatataataaaataaaataaataaatactattaatctatattgacaaaaaatataaaaagattttGTGACATATTAGGTCAGAAATAACTTTGAATTTTCAAGTTGAGTTCAAGGCATTTTGAGTCTGTCGGGTTATGTAAGGTGTATACtgcagatttttttttaaaaggtctAATTCTGCATCCAGTACCTATACtcttaaaacacttaaatttagtcctttgttaATATCAAAAGATAAAATCCAAACATTATTAACTGACTCTGTTCAATTTGCATATACTTTATCTATTGGTATTCAATTTCGAAACTAAACCCTTAGAATGTTAAGTTTTCAcgtatttcaaatttaataaaaaactcgTAAATAGTATTATCAGTtggacttaaaattttcaaataagacAAATAGGAAGACtgattgttttttatatatagaaataaaagtagagaatctaaaatttcaatagTTCGAAGAGTAAAAAACCGAAAAAAGGTTAAGAAAGTGCAGTAAAAACCTCGACGAGGGGAGATATGCAAGCCAATTTCATGAACATTGAGGTTGAGAGCTTGAACAACTCGAGAAGGGAGGAGAACGGGAGAGCAAGCTGCATGCATGATGGCGACAACAACGTTAATCACTtatctatactatatataaagCTTTTGACAAAGTTAGTGTCATTCATAACCGAGTCTCATGTCTGTTATTAAATGACCAAAAGGCCCTCgttttaacacaataataaatattaatttatgggtatttttatctttttacataaaattcaagaaaaaaatcatgCCAATGACGAGATTTAAACCCAAAACAACAAACATGCACTCTTTcaactttaccatttcaactaaagtaacattttatttgtatttttcgtAATAAATATATTCCATAATTGTTTTCACCCCATCTTGGGTGTgtcataattttattgataatgtcGTAGTTGAGTTAGTGTTGTAAATCAACTCGATATCAACTCAAGAAAAATGATAATGTCATGATAAACAATTAAAGTGCATTTCatattcttaatatgatgtatgtacttatttaaaatttctcttACTAgcaatttaaactaattttttattttaatttcatacatattgcatatatgttatttataaacCCGCAAGTGTTCCAAATAGGGGTGAATTTAAGAGGGGCAAGGAGGGCCTTGGCGCCTTGCACCCCCAAATGGAAAATTGACCTTTTAGTTCCtctataaattattatatggtAAGCTTTCACTTTAGccccaaaatagaaaaaaaaacatcattttagttctttcaaaataataaaattataaattaataaatgataaaattatattttgacatctcaaaatttataattcaattgtaAACCCCCTAAAAGAATTCTTGAATTCCCCTCTAATTCTAAATATGTGGTTTTCACATGCATGCatgttttgataaaaattttagtatatataaaataattatgcatGTTGTACTTTATGATAGAGGTGAGTGTTCAATAGAATCGAGtgaaaatattttgagttaatcgagttgatgagttatattttatcatcctaacttgatttgaattttttttcgattcgAGTCAagtcgaatcgaatcgaattgagtgaaattgttcgagttaaactaaaaaagtaaacatgttaaattaaaatattattatagtataactaattccatgttagagcacataaatttgaaaccatatatatttgaaaacttttcaaagcaaaataataataataaataagatactttagtatgatgaacttgaattattaattaacttatttaggtcccaaaattattattttatttaaaattttaactttctttatatattttacaattttaaaaaattataattttaaaaataaattttagaatttgtataaatattttgagtttgctcattttcaaaattaacaggGACCAAAGGGATATTTACACCAATTTGTTATTAGAATCATTCGAATTGCAAATTCAACTCGACTTAAACTCGAAACTCGAATTTCTTATTTGAGTTGACTTGAATAACTTGGATAACTCAAACAACtaaattcgattaactcgaaatatAGCATGAAAACCTTCATACtaggagtcaaattgcattttgtctcatttactaaaaaaatgacaaattaatCCCTTTACATTAagtcaaagagtaaattggtcattctattaaaaatttcatctatttatacCGTTAAAAACTGGTCCCTATATATCAATATAAGGTACAAATAGCACGCCATATGTAactgtttggttattttgtcaACTACAcgctagtttttaacagtagaaatggataaaatttttaacagaaataatcaatttgctatttgatctaacgtacaagaactattttatctatttttaaagtaaaaggaAGGTAGGATGCAATATAAGTCCTAATACGAAGGTTCCataataattttaccatatatacGTATAAGATACCTGGTCGTGTAGttgagtgaaaataattattgttggGGCCAGGGCTTTGAGTTAGGGGAAGGAAAACGCCGGTGCCACTTGACCTTTTACCAGTATCTAGGAAAAATGCCTGCATTCCACCACCTCTTGTTGCCCAACATCTTGGTTTCTGATCATGCCCTCTCCATCTACTCTTTGACTGTTATATGTGTGTAAATCAAAATGATGAAAGCGATAGAAGGAGAAATGCTAAATAATGTTTACAACCAGATTCTCGTAAAGATGAAGTCAGAAATTTTATTTAGGAATcgagataaaatttta
The Gossypium raimondii isolate GPD5lz chromosome 8, ASM2569854v1, whole genome shotgun sequence DNA segment above includes these coding regions:
- the LOC105793693 gene encoding uncharacterized protein LOC105793693; this encodes MTAAAAVEDTEVVFEEAVSWLPSHVLNEAILETNNQKDVMKYHQYHRHRSKLPTKPFPPSKSRWRGHDQKPRCWATRGGGMQAFFLDTGKRSSGTGVFLPLTQSPGPNNNYFHSTTRPACSPVLLPSRVVQALNLNVHEIGLHISPRRAVKNNSNTTGRGGELKLLNNKNGKNGNGDPSGTNIFLPDEWIY